A DNA window from Methanothermobacter sp. contains the following coding sequences:
- a CDS encoding class III signal peptide-containing protein, with translation MKFLKDEAGQGAAEYILLFGGVIVIAIVALLIYRAYFSRSNLNAAQDINDVRTNVQTDAGI, from the coding sequence ATGAAGTTCCTGAAAGATGAAGCCGGACAGGGCGCAGCTGAATACATACTGCTCTTCGGTGGTGTAATCGTAATAGCAATCGTCGCACTACTAATCTACAGAGCATACTTCAGCAGATCAAACCTAAACGCCGCACAGGACATAAACGACGTAAGGACAAACGTCCAGACAGACGCAGGAATCTAA
- a CDS encoding STT3 domain-containing protein: MCGRDLRISIILIAVIFFLGFFLRMENAFFDDPLYTDENGLQYFQESDSYYNYRLTENIVSGGHMGDAVIDGMQWDLHSYYPPGVPLDYPPLLPIMASTLYALISAVAPVSLRGTCLLMPAFTAPLAGIVCFLIVRKFYGNFPGFVAGILIVSAPFYLIKTVYGFYDADMLIITIPLTALLFLVEADCSEKNRILVSSCAGLFLFLFSITWSGWQIMFYILFASFLVCMVVFRNSENMKDMLEVFLPAFAVLFVLLIVLNRLELIKLFVGPLRLPDLMNHSLWYPWPDSYATVAELQPASPDKILRYISPALIIMGGLGIPLYLIRGRDSAPEILIIIISLWVLTGVLMLIKGVRFIMFLIPPLSISAGILTGIVTEYSSTTFKKIKMVASSIIIALVLVQVFVSWGMLGDLKPGYDDYFEESAKWIAENTSTDSVIVTEWSYGHFYTSQADRPVLYDGRLAYIETLPARTLWYGPSIDQRIPSTARDYWISRALSSNDTTLSVNVLRMLSSSGDESYLLLENYTGDSVMALEIMEEILSLKRSRAREVLVKKYGFHDENALRVISRTHPLNSREVVIVIPDQMINSIAMRVDRNYTVSEDIYSRIWVRGNHTEEEVIDPSGKSSLVEMDGGMYLMNRKYRNSLLLRLLLGVPDDRFSLVYGNPEIKVYILQN, translated from the coding sequence ATGTGTGGGAGGGATCTGAGGATTTCCATTATCCTCATTGCGGTTATATTCTTTCTGGGATTCTTTCTGAGGATGGAAAATGCTTTCTTTGATGATCCACTCTATACCGATGAAAACGGACTGCAGTATTTTCAGGAGAGTGACTCCTATTACAATTACCGCCTCACAGAGAACATCGTATCCGGGGGACACATGGGTGATGCTGTGATTGATGGGATGCAATGGGATCTCCACTCATATTATCCTCCAGGTGTTCCTCTGGACTACCCCCCACTACTCCCCATCATGGCCTCAACTTTATATGCACTGATCAGCGCAGTTGCACCGGTGAGCCTCCGTGGGACCTGCCTTCTCATGCCGGCCTTTACAGCTCCACTAGCGGGAATAGTATGTTTTCTCATTGTGAGAAAATTTTATGGGAACTTCCCTGGATTCGTGGCAGGTATTCTCATTGTTTCAGCCCCATTCTATCTTATCAAAACCGTTTATGGGTTCTATGATGCTGACATGCTCATTATCACAATCCCCCTAACCGCACTCCTCTTTCTTGTTGAGGCAGATTGCAGTGAAAAAAACAGGATTCTAGTATCATCATGTGCGGGATTATTCCTTTTTCTCTTCTCAATCACATGGAGCGGCTGGCAGATAATGTTTTACATACTTTTTGCATCATTTTTAGTTTGTATGGTAGTGTTTAGAAACAGTGAAAACATGAAGGATATGTTGGAGGTCTTCCTTCCAGCATTCGCTGTTCTTTTTGTTCTTCTGATAGTTCTGAATCGGCTTGAACTCATTAAGCTTTTCGTGGGACCTCTAAGATTACCTGACCTCATGAATCACTCATTATGGTACCCCTGGCCTGATTCCTATGCCACTGTTGCGGAGCTTCAGCCAGCATCTCCTGATAAAATCCTGAGGTACATATCCCCGGCGCTGATTATTATGGGCGGCTTGGGAATTCCACTTTACCTTATCCGTGGACGTGACAGTGCACCGGAAATTCTGATTATCATAATTTCTCTCTGGGTCCTCACAGGGGTGCTGATGCTCATCAAGGGCGTAAGGTTCATCATGTTCCTTATACCACCACTTTCGATATCCGCAGGGATACTAACGGGTATTGTGACAGAATATTCCTCCACTACTTTTAAAAAGATTAAAATGGTTGCCTCTTCTATCATCATAGCGCTGGTTCTGGTTCAGGTTTTCGTATCATGGGGTATGCTTGGAGATCTGAAACCCGGCTATGATGACTACTTTGAGGAATCGGCAAAGTGGATAGCTGAAAATACTTCCACTGATTCAGTTATAGTAACTGAATGGAGCTATGGCCACTTCTACACTTCTCAAGCAGATAGGCCTGTTCTCTATGACGGCAGACTGGCCTACATTGAGACCTTACCCGCCAGGACACTGTGGTATGGACCATCCATTGACCAGAGGATACCATCAACTGCCAGGGACTACTGGATCAGCAGGGCCCTCTCATCTAACGACACCACACTATCTGTAAATGTTCTGAGGATGCTCTCCAGTTCGGGTGATGAGTCATACCTTCTCCTTGAAAATTATACAGGTGACAGTGTTATGGCCCTCGAGATAATGGAGGAGATTCTTTCCCTCAAAAGGTCCCGGGCCAGAGAGGTGCTGGTGAAAAAATACGGTTTTCATGATGAAAATGCACTCAGGGTAATCAGCAGGACCCACCCCCTCAATTCACGCGAAGTAGTCATTGTGATTCCGGATCAGATGATCAACAGCATTGCCATGAGAGTGGATAGAAATTACACTGTTTCAGAGGATATATACTCCAGGATATGGGTTAGAGGAAACCACACTGAGGAGGAGGTCATCGATCCTTCAGGAAAGAGTTCACTGGTGGAGATGGATGGTGGAATGTACCTCATGAACAGAAAATACAGGAACTCACTGCTCTTAAGACTTTTGCTGGGAGTTCCTGATGACCGGTTTTCACTGGTTTATGGAAATCCAGAGATAAAGGTTTATATACTTCAGAATTAG
- a CDS encoding metal-dependent hydrolase, with amino-acid sequence MKIQWFGHSAFEITSDDTKILIDPFISNNPVCSTAVEELDPDIICVTHGHADHLGDAMEIADRSGAILIANHELSVFFGRQGLESNGMNIGGTVSVDGVTIRMVDAKHSSDIDFTEEVTSGGSACGYIIETPEGKVYHAGDTGLFADMRDVIGAIYRPEIALLPIGDRYTMGPEDASIAVEWIKPERVFPMHYNTFPVIEQDPEIFVEMVGRTSPDTEVVVLEVGGVYED; translated from the coding sequence GTGAAAATTCAGTGGTTTGGACACTCGGCATTTGAAATAACATCAGATGACACAAAGATACTCATAGACCCGTTCATAAGCAACAACCCTGTCTGCAGCACTGCGGTGGAGGAACTTGACCCTGATATCATCTGTGTAACCCATGGCCACGCAGATCACCTGGGCGATGCCATGGAAATAGCCGACAGGTCAGGGGCCATCTTGATAGCTAACCACGAGCTTTCGGTTTTCTTTGGAAGGCAGGGGCTTGAAAGTAACGGTATGAACATCGGCGGAACTGTTTCTGTTGATGGAGTCACCATAAGGATGGTGGATGCCAAGCACTCCTCAGATATAGACTTCACAGAGGAGGTCACATCAGGTGGAAGCGCATGCGGTTACATCATTGAAACCCCTGAGGGGAAGGTGTACCATGCAGGTGATACAGGACTGTTCGCGGATATGAGGGATGTTATAGGTGCCATTTACCGGCCCGAAATTGCACTTCTACCCATAGGGGACCGCTACACAATGGGTCCAGAGGACGCATCCATCGCCGTGGAATGGATAAAACCAGAAAGGGTGTTTCCCATGCACTACAACACCTTCCCGGTAATTGAACAGGACCCGGAGATCTTTGTTGAGATGGTAGGGAGAACCTCCCCTGACACAGAGGTCGTTGTCCTTGAGGTTGGGGGAGTCTATGAAGATTAA
- a CDS encoding Era-like GTP-binding protein, translated as MANFFTNFLDKLLGRNKKLKIGLYGHPNSGKTTLANRMCEDWLGKPLGLTSEIPHETRTVYKQERITIERDGAELDFDIIDTPGIATKVDYKNFLEFGLSEQEAKERAKEATKGIIEAIKWLDDVTGVLLVMDSSQDPLTQANITIIGNLEARKIPFLIVANKIDLPESSPERIISVFPQHTVVPISALHGENTEDLYMQMVKKFR; from the coding sequence ATGGCAAATTTTTTCACCAATTTCCTTGATAAACTGCTCGGAAGAAACAAGAAACTGAAGATAGGACTCTACGGCCACCCAAATTCCGGTAAAACAACCCTTGCAAACAGGATGTGTGAGGACTGGCTTGGAAAACCCCTTGGGCTGACATCAGAGATACCACACGAGACAAGAACGGTGTACAAGCAGGAGAGAATCACCATAGAGAGGGATGGGGCGGAGCTTGACTTTGATATCATTGACACGCCGGGAATAGCAACAAAGGTTGACTACAAGAACTTCCTTGAATTTGGCCTGTCAGAGCAGGAGGCCAAGGAACGGGCTAAGGAGGCCACCAAGGGGATAATTGAGGCAATAAAATGGCTTGACGACGTTACCGGTGTACTCCTTGTCATGGATTCATCACAGGACCCTCTGACACAGGCGAATATAACAATAATAGGGAACCTTGAGGCGAGGAAGATACCCTTCCTCATAGTTGCAAACAAGATAGACCTCCCTGAGTCATCTCCGGAGAGGATCATATCTGTTTTCCCCCAGCATACGGTTGTCCCTATCTCGGCACTGCACGGTGAAAACACAGAGGACCTTTACATGCAGATGGTTAAAAAATTCAGGTGA
- a CDS encoding Zn-ribbon domain-containing protein: MHQCIKCGEKFRSSEELKNGCPKCGSRYFRYVADRRDPEPVGDPIETIMVRKNGIYEVNLTSLLEDDSIIVSDEEGKYFIDLNFLLKKNLKRRVK, encoded by the coding sequence GTGCATCAGTGCATTAAGTGCGGGGAGAAGTTCAGGTCTTCAGAGGAACTAAAGAATGGATGTCCAAAATGTGGAAGCAGGTACTTCAGGTATGTGGCCGACAGGAGGGACCCTGAACCTGTGGGGGACCCCATTGAGACCATAATGGTCAGGAAGAACGGTATATATGAGGTTAACCTGACATCCCTCCTTGAGGATGACTCAATAATCGTCTCTGATGAGGAGGGCAAATACTTCATTGACCTGAACTTCCTGCTCAAGAAGAACCTTAAGAGGAGGGTTAAATAA
- a CDS encoding STT3 domain-containing protein, producing MFFLEVNENVKIFLLMVLIFFTGFILRADTVHLGDVNGTERPYLTDDRGLPYMYELDSYYNYRITENYLKNGHPGDTLRSGIPWDSYSYYPPGRPAVYPPVISWVSIMLYRLLDPFTDMSLYELCFWLPAVVAPFAGTVMFFLIRKYAGDAAGFAGGILMVTAPLYFARTIPGFFDTDMFNCLMPALIVLFYTGVVESRDKYGYITSGLLFVVSMLVFSLSWTGWPFMFYVTLASAFIYSIISWRMGELDLSCIKRLFLPVLLAFLLIGLFNGPQQLSGVNPLGILDSTSSSGSWPDIYESVSELGHPSVEVFLSAAGPLNLGFGVFGALVIISIFIRGDMRRKHLPSFNPFILTLSLVWMLAGLTAYYISVRFGILAITPLTFISGIFLGVVFSYMRAISGRWDFRADIPVVLLLALIISVATVEAAEIGRVPFINDDFSDAANFLKDGTKEGTVVVTEWSYGHYITAAAERPVLFDGGSQNTPRAYWIFRAFETDNESLSVGILTMLTSSGDSAVSLLENRTENTSITVQILNDILGVNRGSAEEILTTKYGLDRDFVNKLLGYTHPERRNYVILTTEGMRYIGYWYLYYGSWNFTSVTPGPLYEVADTGRSEMLKSIEGGSWRGKRPYRFIIKDENSVKSVEVNESSNFSVIFLPDEREAIIIDRRFDDSLFVRLVLLGEESEHFRRIYRNGQVTIWGLR from the coding sequence GTGTTTTTCCTGGAAGTCAATGAAAATGTGAAGATCTTCCTTCTGATGGTACTCATATTCTTCACAGGTTTCATCCTTAGAGCTGACACGGTTCATCTTGGAGACGTCAATGGGACTGAGAGGCCATATCTCACAGATGATCGGGGCCTTCCCTACATGTACGAACTGGACTCCTATTACAACTACCGCATCACAGAGAACTACCTGAAAAACGGTCATCCTGGGGATACACTGAGATCAGGGATTCCATGGGACTCTTATTCCTATTACCCTCCTGGAAGACCCGCTGTCTATCCACCAGTGATATCATGGGTTTCTATAATGCTCTACAGGCTTCTTGACCCCTTCACAGATATGAGCCTCTACGAGCTCTGCTTCTGGTTGCCGGCTGTTGTGGCACCCTTTGCAGGTACTGTGATGTTCTTCCTCATCAGAAAGTATGCTGGTGACGCCGCAGGGTTCGCCGGGGGCATACTGATGGTCACAGCACCCCTCTACTTTGCAAGGACAATCCCTGGCTTTTTTGATACAGACATGTTCAACTGTCTGATGCCAGCTTTAATTGTGCTTTTCTACACGGGTGTGGTGGAATCCAGGGATAAATATGGATACATCACTTCCGGGCTACTTTTTGTGGTTTCCATGCTGGTTTTCTCCCTTTCATGGACAGGGTGGCCGTTCATGTTCTATGTTACCCTTGCATCGGCCTTTATTTATTCAATCATATCATGGAGGATGGGGGAGCTTGATTTATCGTGCATCAAGAGGCTCTTCCTTCCAGTTTTACTGGCATTTCTTCTGATAGGATTATTCAATGGCCCCCAGCAGCTTTCAGGGGTTAACCCACTCGGCATCCTTGACTCAACATCATCGAGCGGGTCATGGCCAGATATCTATGAGTCGGTCTCAGAACTTGGCCACCCCTCAGTTGAGGTGTTCCTCTCTGCTGCAGGACCCCTCAACCTGGGGTTTGGTGTTTTCGGGGCTCTTGTGATTATCAGCATCTTCATAAGGGGAGATATGAGGAGGAAACATCTCCCATCATTCAACCCATTCATCCTCACCCTTTCACTGGTATGGATGCTTGCAGGGCTTACCGCATATTATATCAGTGTTCGCTTCGGTATTCTCGCAATAACCCCCCTCACATTCATATCCGGCATATTCCTTGGCGTTGTCTTCTCATATATGCGGGCCATCAGCGGTAGATGGGACTTCAGGGCGGATATTCCTGTGGTTCTCCTACTGGCCCTCATAATCTCAGTGGCCACCGTCGAGGCTGCTGAGATTGGCAGGGTTCCCTTTATAAATGATGATTTCTCGGATGCAGCGAATTTCCTGAAGGATGGAACAAAAGAGGGCACCGTTGTTGTGACTGAATGGAGCTATGGTCACTACATCACAGCCGCCGCAGAACGCCCAGTTCTTTTTGATGGGGGATCACAGAATACCCCGAGGGCCTACTGGATTTTCAGGGCATTCGAGACAGACAATGAGAGTTTATCTGTCGGAATATTAACGATGCTCACATCGTCGGGGGACTCAGCAGTCTCACTTCTAGAGAACAGGACAGAAAACACGTCAATAACGGTCCAGATACTCAACGATATCCTTGGCGTTAACAGAGGATCTGCGGAGGAGATCCTCACCACAAAGTATGGCCTTGACAGGGATTTTGTAAATAAACTCCTTGGATACACCCATCCAGAGAGGAGGAACTATGTTATTCTGACAACAGAGGGTATGCGGTACATAGGGTACTGGTACCTTTACTATGGATCATGGAACTTCACCTCAGTCACCCCCGGACCCCTCTATGAGGTTGCAGATACCGGGAGGTCTGAAATGCTGAAATCGATTGAGGGGGGCTCATGGAGGGGTAAGAGGCCCTACCGTTTCATAATAAAGGACGAAAACTCTGTGAAAAGCGTCGAAGTGAATGAATCCAGCAATTTTTCTGTTATATTCCTCCCAGATGAACGGGAGGCCATAATTATAGATAGAAGATTTGATGATTCCCTCTTCGTAAGACTGGTGCTCCTTGGGGAGGAAAGCGAACACTTCAGAAGGATATACAGAAATGGTCAGGTAACCATCTGGGGGTTGAGGTGA
- a CDS encoding DUF2073 domain-containing protein — MDGLKMDFLSSEALEDKSSMEKISMIIDRVKDGDILVLEGSLSPSEEAELIETTMREIDVENFVGIDIYTLEKDEKAFLGLSKRRTVGLTIIGPANVMRTVKRKSNFLSMIAEIGDSGASVH; from the coding sequence ATGGATGGCTTGAAAATGGATTTTCTTTCATCAGAGGCTCTTGAGGATAAAAGCAGCATGGAAAAGATCTCAATGATCATAGACCGTGTAAAGGATGGGGACATACTGGTTCTGGAGGGAAGTCTTTCACCCTCAGAGGAGGCTGAACTCATAGAGACCACCATGAGAGAGATCGACGTTGAGAACTTTGTGGGAATAGACATATATACACTTGAAAAGGATGAGAAGGCATTTCTGGGACTCTCAAAGAGAAGGACAGTTGGACTCACCATAATAGGACCTGCCAATGTCATGCGAACAGTCAAGAGGAAGTCAAACTTCCTCTCAATGATTGCAGAGATCGGTGATTCAGGTGCATCAGTGCATTAA
- the rqcH gene encoding ribosome rescue protein RqcH, with protein MKTMSNVDVFAVTRELNDILSGARVDKAYQPLRDTVIIRFHVPGEGRVDVVMQAGVRIHRTEYPPENPKIPPSFPMLLRKHLRGGIVREVRQHSFDRIVEIEIEKEQKYTLVVELFSKGNIILLNQEGEIILPLKRKTWSDRRIASRERYEYPPSRGLHPLRYEIGELEEMLKNSDTDLIRTLARNGFGGLYAEEIILRSGLDKKRAASTLSRDEIEKIDSAINELFKPLRDLKFNPHIIKNGEGDVLPIELMVYRDREREYFETFNEAADEFFSSIFREELRKVHEAEWEKEVEKFRKRLRIQRETLQKFQDTIDTSTRKGDLLYAHYSAIEDVLRTIRDAREKYSWKEIRKIIADARSKGMVEAQMIQEIDGMGNMTLLIDGERIRIDPKLGVPENAEVYYEKAKKAKRKIKGVLQAIEKTEKEIERVEKRRDDALRNIMVPQKRVKRKLRWFEKFRWFVSSDDFLVIGGRDAGTNEMVVKRHMEPRDIYLHSDIHGAPSVVIKSEGREVPETTIQEAAVFAASFSSAWTRGFTSLDVYWVHPEQVSKTPRSGEFVARGAFIIRGTRNYIRGVPLKVAVGVVDHDGERVMCGPPSAVKKRTDNFVVVKPGYTKKEALAKAIKSKIDPENLFQLEDFVRVLPPGKGDIVT; from the coding sequence ATGAAGACAATGTCAAACGTTGATGTTTTTGCAGTTACCAGGGAACTCAATGATATTCTAAGTGGTGCCAGGGTGGATAAGGCCTATCAGCCCCTCAGGGACACTGTGATAATCAGATTCCATGTACCCGGAGAGGGAAGGGTGGATGTGGTTATGCAGGCAGGTGTCAGGATACACAGAACAGAGTATCCCCCTGAAAATCCAAAGATCCCCCCATCATTCCCCATGCTCCTCCGAAAGCACCTCAGGGGTGGAATCGTGAGGGAGGTCCGGCAGCACAGTTTTGACAGGATAGTGGAGATAGAAATCGAGAAGGAGCAGAAATACACCCTCGTGGTGGAACTGTTCTCAAAGGGGAACATAATACTCCTTAACCAGGAGGGTGAGATAATACTGCCCCTTAAACGAAAAACCTGGAGTGACCGTCGAATAGCGTCCCGTGAAAGGTATGAGTACCCCCCATCAAGGGGCCTCCACCCCCTCAGATATGAGATAGGTGAACTTGAGGAGATGCTGAAAAACTCAGACACCGACCTCATAAGGACCCTTGCAAGAAACGGGTTTGGGGGTCTCTATGCAGAGGAGATCATCCTGAGGTCCGGTCTCGACAAGAAAAGGGCAGCCAGCACCCTGAGCAGAGATGAGATAGAAAAAATCGACTCTGCAATAAATGAACTCTTCAAGCCGCTGAGGGACCTCAAATTCAACCCCCACATCATAAAGAATGGTGAGGGTGACGTGCTCCCCATTGAACTCATGGTGTACCGTGATAGGGAGAGGGAGTACTTTGAAACCTTCAACGAGGCTGCAGACGAGTTCTTCAGTTCAATATTCAGGGAGGAACTCAGGAAGGTCCATGAGGCTGAGTGGGAGAAAGAAGTTGAGAAATTCAGAAAGCGACTCAGAATACAGAGGGAGACCCTCCAGAAATTCCAGGACACAATAGATACCTCAACAAGAAAGGGTGACCTCCTCTATGCACACTACTCAGCCATTGAGGATGTGCTAAGAACAATAAGGGACGCCCGTGAAAAATACTCCTGGAAGGAAATACGGAAGATAATAGCTGATGCCCGCAGTAAGGGAATGGTGGAGGCCCAGATGATCCAGGAGATCGATGGGATGGGAAACATGACACTCCTTATTGACGGTGAAAGGATAAGGATTGACCCGAAACTGGGGGTTCCAGAGAATGCAGAGGTTTACTATGAAAAGGCCAAGAAAGCCAAAAGGAAAATAAAGGGTGTGCTCCAGGCAATCGAGAAAACAGAGAAAGAAATTGAGAGGGTTGAGAAGAGAAGGGACGATGCCCTCAGAAACATCATGGTCCCCCAGAAAAGGGTTAAAAGGAAACTCCGCTGGTTTGAAAAATTCCGCTGGTTCGTCTCATCAGACGACTTCCTTGTAATTGGGGGAAGGGACGCCGGGACCAATGAGATGGTGGTGAAGAGGCACATGGAGCCAAGGGACATATACCTCCACTCGGATATCCATGGGGCCCCATCGGTGGTTATAAAAAGTGAGGGCCGTGAGGTACCAGAAACAACCATTCAGGAAGCCGCGGTTTTTGCAGCGTCATTTTCAAGTGCATGGACGAGGGGTTTCACGTCCCTGGATGTCTACTGGGTTCACCCCGAGCAGGTTTCAAAGACTCCCAGGTCCGGGGAATTCGTCGCAAGGGGGGCCTTCATCATAAGGGGCACCAGGAATTACATAAGGGGCGTTCCCCTCAAGGTGGCTGTTGGTGTGGTGGACCACGATGGGGAAAGGGTTATGTGCGGTCCCCCGTCGGCGGTGAAAAAAAGAACAGATAATTTTGTTGTGGTAAAACCCGGTTACACCAAAAAAGAGGCCCTTGCAAAGGCAATAAAATCAAAAATTGATCCTGAGAATCTATTCCAGCTTGAGGACTTTGTAAGGGTCCTTCCACCTGGAAAGGGCGACATTGTTACATGA
- a CDS encoding class III signal peptide-containing protein, whose product MIIVFDECGQGAAEYILLFGGVIVIAIATLLIYTEYIKTTNPLNVATDLNNVRESVNSG is encoded by the coding sequence GTGATCATAGTTTTTGATGAATGCGGTCAGGGAGCCGCTGAGTATATACTTCTCTTTGGTGGTGTGATTGTTATTGCGATAGCAACCCTTCTGATCTATACAGAGTACATAAAAACAACTAATCCTCTTAATGTGGCCACGGACCTCAACAATGTCAGGGAAAGCGTAAACAGCGGATAA
- a CDS encoding class III signal peptide-containing protein, which produces MIEEEAQISAEMILIVGALLVIVIAVGSYIFNISGSIAGNISEVINTARDTTINKL; this is translated from the coding sequence TTGATCGAGGAAGAGGCTCAGATAAGCGCTGAAATGATACTGATTGTAGGAGCACTGCTGGTGATAGTCATAGCCGTAGGCTCCTACATTTTCAACATCTCTGGATCAATAGCCGGAAACATCAGCGAAGTAATCAACACCGCCCGTGACACCACGATCAACAAACTCTGA